A genomic segment from Thermodesulfobacteriota bacterium encodes:
- a CDS encoding 4Fe-4S binding protein: protein MSDKEAVEQKFKQAAGLISSAGMIPFAITDTLMEIIRFYLDEDDADFINASFDRSKSLSYDQLKAKTGFSDERIRTKTESLAKKGIIFNQPNTQGVIVYKLLPLILVGTFEYTFMTRLPEGKEREPLGKIARLYHQLLTELRDNMQRSYDSLLPIFEHQPPVDRTVPVRTTEDGRTINIVVDKSIKAEDTVLPAQTVEEIIAKFDDIAVGYCFCRNYNKVLGHDCEIKAPNEVCFTFGKSARHTVAQGFARAVSKAEALAIMKQAEEGGLVHKAFHNGSNINKEENSICNCCKDCCDTFTLWRNGAVPMVNSTNYLSVIDADACTGCGICVERCPVDAISLNSDSVAVRVEQYCIGCGICARFCPADAISLKEGARRVYVPPPRLRV, encoded by the coding sequence ATGAGCGACAAAGAAGCCGTGGAACAGAAGTTTAAACAGGCCGCCGGGCTGATCTCCAGCGCGGGCATGATCCCCTTTGCGATTACCGACACGCTGATGGAAATCATCCGGTTCTACCTGGATGAAGACGATGCCGATTTCATCAACGCCTCTTTTGACAGGAGCAAGTCGCTTTCCTACGATCAGCTCAAGGCCAAGACCGGGTTTTCGGATGAACGCATCCGGACCAAAACCGAATCGCTGGCAAAAAAAGGCATTATCTTCAACCAGCCCAACACCCAGGGCGTCATCGTCTACAAGCTGCTGCCCCTGATTCTGGTGGGGACTTTTGAATACACTTTCATGACCAGGCTGCCGGAAGGCAAAGAGCGGGAACCCCTGGGGAAAATCGCCCGGCTCTATCACCAATTGCTGACGGAACTGCGCGACAACATGCAACGCAGCTATGATAGCCTGCTGCCCATCTTCGAGCACCAGCCGCCGGTCGACCGGACCGTGCCTGTTCGCACCACCGAAGACGGCCGGACCATCAATATCGTGGTCGACAAGTCCATCAAGGCCGAGGACACGGTCCTGCCGGCCCAGACGGTCGAGGAGATTATCGCCAAGTTTGACGACATCGCCGTGGGCTACTGCTTCTGCCGTAACTACAACAAGGTCCTGGGCCATGACTGTGAAATCAAGGCGCCCAACGAAGTCTGTTTTACCTTCGGAAAATCCGCCCGACATACGGTGGCCCAGGGGTTTGCCCGGGCGGTGTCCAAAGCGGAGGCCCTGGCCATCATGAAGCAGGCCGAAGAGGGCGGACTGGTTCACAAGGCCTTTCACAACGGCTCCAATATTAATAAGGAAGAAAACAGCATCTGCAACTGCTGCAAGGACTGCTGCGACACCTTCACCCTGTGGCGCAACGGCGCCGTCCCCATGGTCAACTCCACCAATTATCTTTCCGTCATCGACGCCGACGCCTGCACCGGCTGCGGCATTTGCGTGGAACGGTGCCCGGTCGACGCCATATCGTTAAATAGCGACAGCGTCGCGGTCCGCGTAGAGCAATACTGCATCGGCTGCGGTATCT
- a CDS encoding FGGY-family carbohydrate kinase, producing the protein MNKTLLSIDCGTQSLRALLFSVNGDMLARAQIEYAPYYSVKPGWAEQDPEVFWTSVGQACRRLQNDAPDHFLAVAGIGVTSQRASMINVDRNGMPLRPAIIWLDQRKAEPPFVPPAVLKPVLRLINMEEAIAELQAEGKCNWIRQNQPEIWEATHKYLQVSGFLNFRLTGEFADSAASQIGHIPFNYKKIRWAGKYDPSSLFFPVEKEKLPDIVMPGETIGKVTHAAAAVTGLAAGIPVIACGSDKGCETIGAGVIDQTMVSLSFGTTATVQTTSARYFEPIRFMPPYPAPIPGYYNPEVEIFRGFWMISWFKNEFAHEEVQEAARQGIPAEVVLNQHLAQTRPGSMGLVVQPYWSPGLKHPAAKGAMIGFGDVHTKGMIYRAVIEGLGFALKDGLEKMEKAGKMSAQSAAVSGGASQSDEICKIVADIFNLPMVRGKTHETSGLGAAIVTAVGTGLYDSFPQAINGMVTHEKQFDPNPEAVEIYEALYDRVYQRMYDALAPLYEEIRDITGYPEK; encoded by the coding sequence ATGAATAAAACGCTCCTATCCATCGACTGCGGAACCCAGAGCCTGCGGGCGCTGCTCTTTTCCGTCAACGGGGATATGCTGGCAAGGGCGCAGATCGAATACGCGCCCTACTACAGCGTCAAGCCCGGCTGGGCGGAACAGGACCCGGAGGTGTTCTGGACCAGTGTCGGCCAGGCCTGCCGGCGTCTGCAGAATGACGCGCCGGATCATTTTTTGGCCGTTGCCGGAATCGGCGTCACCTCCCAGCGGGCCAGCATGATCAACGTAGACCGCAACGGCATGCCCCTGCGTCCGGCCATTATCTGGCTGGACCAGCGCAAGGCCGAACCGCCGTTTGTTCCCCCGGCCGTCCTGAAGCCGGTTTTACGCCTTATTAATATGGAAGAAGCCATTGCCGAGCTTCAGGCCGAGGGCAAATGCAACTGGATCCGCCAGAACCAGCCGGAGATATGGGAAGCCACCCACAAGTATCTGCAGGTGTCCGGGTTTCTCAACTTCCGCCTGACGGGCGAGTTTGCCGATTCCGCGGCATCTCAGATCGGCCATATCCCTTTCAATTACAAAAAAATCAGGTGGGCGGGTAAATATGACCCCTCCTCCCTGTTCTTCCCCGTGGAAAAGGAAAAGCTGCCGGACATTGTCATGCCCGGAGAAACGATCGGCAAGGTGACCCATGCCGCGGCCGCGGTCACCGGGCTCGCGGCCGGGATTCCCGTCATCGCCTGCGGCTCGGACAAGGGCTGCGAAACCATCGGCGCGGGCGTCATCGACCAGACCATGGTCAGCTTAAGTTTCGGCACCACCGCCACGGTCCAGACCACTTCCGCCAGATATTTTGAGCCCATCCGCTTCATGCCGCCCTACCCGGCCCCGATTCCCGGATACTACAATCCCGAAGTGGAGATCTTCCGCGGCTTCTGGATGATCTCCTGGTTCAAGAACGAATTCGCCCACGAGGAAGTCCAGGAGGCCGCCCGGCAGGGCATCCCCGCCGAAGTCGTTTTAAACCAGCACCTGGCTCAGACCCGGCCGGGCTCCATGGGCCTGGTGGTGCAGCCTTACTGGAGCCCGGGTCTCAAACACCCGGCCGCCAAGGGCGCCATGATCGGCTTCGGCGACGTGCATACCAAAGGAATGATTTACCGCGCCGTCATTGAAGGGCTGGGCTTCGCCCTGAAGGACGGGCTGGAAAAAATGGAAAAAGCCGGGAAAATGTCGGCCCAGTCAGCGGCCGTGTCCGGCGGCGCCTCCCAGAGCGACGAAATCTGCAAAATTGTGGCCGATATCTTCAACCTGCCCATGGTCCGGGGGAAAACCCACGAGACATCGGGCCTGGGAGCGGCCATTGTCACCGCCGTGGGGACAGGACTTTACGACTCCTTTCCCCAGGCCATCAACGGCATGGTTACCCACGAAAAACAGTTTGATCCCAATCCGGAGGCGGTTGAGATTTATGAGGCGTTGTATGACCGGGTGTATCAGCGGATGTACGACGCCCTGGCGCCGCTTTATGAGGAGATACGAGATATTACCGGATATCCTGAAAAATAA
- a CDS encoding enoyl-CoA hydratase-related protein: protein MDYNRYQHIIVENKDEILRLTLNRPDRMNAVTPALHTELTEIFADIRKDKGVKVVTITGAGKAFCAGADLKEPIPDRAAMDRVFAEARELLVNIMEIDRPIIAGVNGAAAGLGATLALFADIVIASDRAKIGDTHVKVGLAAGDGGAVIWPILVGVNKAKEMLMTGEVIGAEEALRIGLFNQVVPHEDLDRAVMDMAVKLCLGHQPAIRSTKKAVNLYVKWMLNQVFDYSLQMEYQCLSDMMAPK, encoded by the coding sequence ATGGATTACAATCGCTACCAGCATATTATCGTAGAGAACAAAGACGAAATTCTTCGCCTGACCCTGAACCGGCCCGACCGCATGAACGCCGTAACACCGGCGCTTCACACGGAACTGACCGAGATCTTCGCCGATATCCGCAAAGACAAGGGGGTCAAGGTTGTGACCATCACCGGCGCCGGCAAGGCCTTCTGCGCCGGCGCCGATCTGAAGGAGCCGATACCGGACCGGGCGGCCATGGACCGGGTGTTTGCCGAAGCCCGGGAACTGCTGGTCAACATCATGGAAATCGACCGACCCATCATTGCCGGAGTCAACGGCGCGGCTGCCGGTCTCGGCGCCACCCTGGCCCTGTTCGCCGACATCGTTATCGCCTCGGACCGGGCGAAAATCGGCGACACCCATGTCAAGGTGGGACTGGCCGCCGGCGACGGCGGCGCGGTCATCTGGCCCATCCTGGTCGGCGTCAACAAGGCCAAGGAGATGCTGATGACCGGCGAGGTCATCGGCGCCGAGGAGGCCCTGCGCATCGGCCTGTTCAATCAGGTCGTGCCCCATGAGGATCTGGACCGGGCGGTGATGGACATGGCCGTCAAGCTCTGCCTGGGCCACCAGCCGGCCATCCGCTCCACCAAGAAAGCGGTCAACCTCTACGTCAAATGGATGCTCAACCAGGTGTTTGATTATTCGCTGCAGATGGAGTACCAGTGCCTGTCGGACATGATGGCGCCAAAATAG
- a CDS encoding glycerol-3-phosphate dehydrogenase/oxidase has translation MENVSRKSEGAIAMNLTDIKKDWDLIVVGGGVTGAGIFREAVRMGLRTLLVEKQDFAWGTSSRSSKMVHGGLRYLKEGKPLLTRASVRERQRLLNEAPGLIDPLGFLMPLFTDRSPSKKIMGIGLMVYSLMALEKQHVGYSAAEMTRRIPFLRQHHLAGGFYFKDAQVDDARLVLRLINETIAVGGCAVNYAGVREILRDRQGNVSGVTVKDTLTGQEAELRTRAVINATGAWAETLQPSPQHGLHLRPLRGSHLIFPKDLFPVDSVVSFMHPADKRPVFMFPWEGVAILGTTDIDHDQDMNLNPAISTAEADYLMEGIKFIMPDLPLKKSDAIATIAGVRPVLSTGHKAASQESREHVVWKNNGLVTVTGGKLTTFRLLARDALKEAGEYLPKQTLPPDREPVFTTPKQRQDLPASIAPDTRRRLYGRYGQQADPILDYCLKNTAETIPETNILWGEVIHAARSEQVRRLTDLLLRRVRLGLVARDGGSAHLEKIGSLCRSSLGWDETRWQTEKNHYLETWKKYYGPPVG, from the coding sequence ATGGAAAACGTTTCAAGAAAATCCGAGGGAGCAATAGCCATGAATCTTACCGATATTAAAAAGGACTGGGATCTGATTGTCGTCGGCGGCGGCGTCACCGGCGCGGGCATTTTCCGCGAAGCCGTGCGCATGGGGCTGCGGACCCTGCTGGTGGAGAAACAGGATTTTGCCTGGGGCACCTCCAGCCGGTCTTCCAAAATGGTGCACGGGGGCCTGCGTTACCTTAAGGAAGGCAAGCCCCTGCTGACCCGGGCCTCAGTCAGGGAACGTCAGCGCCTGCTGAACGAAGCGCCGGGGCTGATCGATCCCCTGGGTTTCCTGATGCCCCTGTTCACGGACCGCAGCCCTTCCAAAAAAATCATGGGTATCGGCCTGATGGTTTACAGCCTGATGGCCCTGGAAAAACAGCACGTCGGTTACAGCGCCGCAGAAATGACCCGGCGCATTCCGTTTCTGCGTCAGCATCACCTGGCCGGCGGATTTTATTTCAAGGACGCCCAGGTGGACGACGCCAGGCTGGTCCTGCGGCTGATCAATGAAACAATCGCGGTCGGCGGCTGCGCCGTCAACTATGCCGGCGTCCGGGAGATCCTCCGGGACCGGCAGGGGAATGTCTCCGGCGTCACGGTAAAAGACACGCTGACGGGCCAGGAAGCCGAATTGCGGACCAGGGCGGTCATCAACGCCACCGGCGCCTGGGCCGAAACCCTTCAGCCGTCGCCCCAGCACGGGCTTCACCTGCGCCCCCTGCGCGGCAGCCATCTGATTTTTCCCAAGGACTTGTTCCCGGTGGACAGCGTCGTCAGCTTCATGCACCCGGCGGACAAGCGGCCGGTGTTCATGTTCCCCTGGGAGGGGGTAGCCATCCTGGGCACCACCGACATCGATCATGATCAGGACATGAACCTGAATCCGGCCATCTCCACGGCGGAGGCCGATTACCTGATGGAGGGGATCAAATTCATCATGCCGGATCTGCCCTTGAAAAAATCCGACGCCATCGCCACCATCGCCGGGGTCAGGCCGGTTCTCAGCACCGGGCACAAGGCGGCCTCCCAGGAATCACGGGAGCATGTGGTCTGGAAAAACAACGGCCTGGTCACCGTCACCGGCGGGAAACTGACCACCTTCCGGCTGCTGGCCAGAGACGCGCTGAAAGAGGCCGGGGAGTATCTTCCCAAACAAACCCTGCCTCCGGACCGGGAACCGGTGTTCACTACTCCGAAGCAGCGACAGGACCTGCCGGCGTCCATTGCCCCGGATACCCGGCGCCGGCTTTACGGCCGCTACGGGCAGCAGGCCGACCCCATCCTTGACTACTGCCTGAAAAACACCGCCGAAACGATCCCGGAGACCAATATTTTGTGGGGCGAAGTGATCCATGCCGCCAGGAGCGAACAGGTCCGGCGCCTGACCGACCTGCTGCTGCGCCGTGTCCGCCTGGGTCTGGTGGCGAGGGACGGCGGCAGCGCGCATCTTGAAAAAATCGGTTCCCTGTGCCGGTCTTCCCTGGGCTGGGATGAGACCCGGTGGCAGACCGAGAAAAACCATTATCTCGAGACGTGGAAAAAATATTACGGACCGCCGGTGGGTTGA
- a CDS encoding DUF1499 domain-containing protein, with translation MKTSFVYPMMMLAVILAGCAGRTPSLGVTGGRLTPCPDTPNCVNSQAPDDRHFVAPISYSCTREEARQRLLQIAKTTSRTRLLAEEADYVRVEYTSLIFRFVDDVEFYFPEEPVIHVRSASRLGYSDMGANRRRVERIRELFSGTDSQK, from the coding sequence ATGAAAACCAGTTTCGTTTATCCCATGATGATGCTGGCGGTTATTCTGGCCGGCTGCGCCGGGCGGACGCCGTCGCTGGGGGTGACCGGCGGGAGGCTGACACCCTGCCCGGATACGCCCAACTGCGTCAATAGCCAGGCACCGGATGACCGGCACTTTGTCGCGCCCATCTCCTATTCCTGCACCCGGGAGGAGGCCCGGCAACGCCTGCTGCAGATAGCGAAAACCACTTCCCGGACGCGACTCCTGGCGGAGGAAGCGGATTATGTGCGGGTTGAATATACCAGCCTGATTTTCCGGTTTGTCGATGACGTGGAGTTCTATTTTCCGGAGGAGCCGGTTATTCACGTCCGGTCGGCCTCCCGGCTGGGCTACTCGGACATGGGCGCCAATCGCCGGCGGGTCGAGCGCATCCGGGAACTTTTCTCCGGCACGGACAGCCAAAAATAA
- the fadR gene encoding fatty acid metabolism transcriptional regulator FadR produces the protein MVQTEKTIFRPAQFAEHRLVTAILDETYPPGSSLPAERVLAEQLNVTRQTLREVLQRLAGDRWITIQHGKPTVVNHYWREGGLGILKTLVNFTDYLPGEFIAHLLQARAVFMPACAGTAIRNHADQFLKHLETAETLGQSPADYSVFDWELQSLMAKFSDNMISPLILNDFAPVFRALGERYFTLPEGRAASAGYYRKLDRAIRRKTTVEGIVRKAMEESLKIWKTFQENPREQ, from the coding sequence ATGGTTCAGACCGAAAAAACGATTTTCCGTCCCGCCCAGTTTGCCGAGCACCGGCTGGTGACGGCCATTCTGGATGAAACCTATCCGCCGGGATCCTCCCTGCCGGCGGAACGGGTGCTGGCCGAGCAATTGAACGTCACCCGCCAGACCCTGCGAGAAGTTCTGCAGCGCCTGGCCGGCGATCGCTGGATCACCATTCAGCATGGTAAGCCAACCGTCGTCAATCATTACTGGCGGGAGGGCGGCCTGGGCATTCTCAAGACCCTGGTCAATTTTACGGATTACCTGCCGGGCGAATTTATCGCGCATCTGCTTCAGGCCCGGGCGGTCTTCATGCCGGCCTGCGCCGGCACGGCGATCCGAAATCATGCGGATCAATTCCTCAAGCACCTGGAAACGGCCGAAACACTCGGCCAATCCCCTGCGGATTACTCCGTCTTTGACTGGGAGCTGCAATCTCTGATGGCCAAGTTCAGCGACAACATGATCAGTCCGCTGATTCTGAATGATTTCGCGCCGGTTTTCAGAGCGTTGGGCGAGCGCTATTTCACCCTCCCGGAAGGACGGGCGGCCTCGGCCGGATATTATCGCAAGCTGGACCGGGCCATCCGCCGGAAAACGACGGTCGAAGGCATTGTCCGCAAGGCCATGGAGGAAAGCCTGAAAATATGGAAAACGTTTCAAGAAAATCCGAGGGAGCAATAG